From the genome of Leptotrichia sp. HSP-342:
TTGGTATAAAAGCAGTTATTGCAAAATCCTTTGCAAGAATACATAAGGCAAACTTGATAAACAGCGGAATTATACCATTAGAATTTGAGAATGTGGAAGATTACGATAAAATTGACGAATACGATGAATTACAGCTGTCGGACATTCTAAATTCATTGGTAAATGGAAGATTTATAATAAAAAATATTACTAAAAATACTGAATTTCCTGCAAAATTCAATGGTTCAGAGAGAGAACTTAAAATCTTAAAATTTGGAGGATACTTGAAATTTGCAACAAGTGATGAGTTTTTAAGTTAAGATTTTGGCTTTATTGTTCAAAATTAAGTTGGTAAAAACATAGAAATTGAGAAAATTACTTTCAATTTTTGAATTTTAAAGTTTTAATCGTATAGAAAAATAGAATAGGAAGAGTGATTTTTTATGAAGAAAGTAACATTAATACCTGGAGATGGGATTGGATATGAAATATCTGAAAGTTTAGTGGAAATTTTTAAGGCTGCTAAAGTTCCAATTGAATTTGAAACTGAAAATGCAGGAGCAGATGTTTATGAGAAAACAGGAGAATTAATACCAAACAGCCTTTATAAAAGCGTTGAAAAAAATAAAATTGCTATAAAAGGGCCGATTACTACACCGATTGGGAAAGGGTTTAGAAGTATAAATGTGTATCTTAGAAAAAAATATGATTTATATACAAATTTTAGACCCTCAAGAAATTTACCGGGAATTAAGACTCGGTATGAAAATATTAATTTAGCAATTTTTAGAGAAAATACTGAAGGAATTTATATTGGTGAGGAAAAGTATGAAAATGATGAAAAGACAAGTGCAATTGCTATAAAACGAATTACAAGGAAAGGAAGCGAACGAATTATAAGAAGTGCATTTGAATATGCAAAAAATAACGGACTTTCTAAAGTTACAGTTGTACATAAGGCAAATATACTGAAATTTACAGATGGAATGTTTCTGGAAATTGCAAGAGAAGTTTCAAAAAGTTATGAAGGAATTGAACTGGAAGAGCTTATTGTTGATAATATGTGTATGCAGCTTGTTACAAATCCAGAAAGATTTAGAGTAATTGTTACGATGAATTTATATGGAGATATTT
Proteins encoded in this window:
- a CDS encoding isocitrate/isopropylmalate dehydrogenase family protein, with translation MKKVTLIPGDGIGYEISESLVEIFKAAKVPIEFETENAGADVYEKTGELIPNSLYKSVEKNKIAIKGPITTPIGKGFRSINVYLRKKYDLYTNFRPSRNLPGIKTRYENINLAIFRENTEGIYIGEEKYENDEKTSAIAIKRITRKGSERIIRSAFEYAKNNGLSKVTVVHKANILKFTDGMFLEIAREVSKSYEGIELEELIVDNMCMQLVTNPERFRVIVTMNLYGDILSDLVAGLVGGLGVAPGANIGDDIAIFEAVHGSAPDIAGENKANPLALLLSSLEMLKYLKLNDFAENIENAILKTLEEGCKTKDLGGNATTTEFTKKIIENLG